Proteins from a genomic interval of Polaribacter sejongensis:
- a CDS encoding NAD(P)/FAD-dependent oxidoreductase: MKHIVIIGNGISGVTTARHIRKNSDHKITIVSAETKYFFSRTALMYVYMGHMKFEHTQPYENWFWKKNRIELKEGLVSKVHTDKKELEFSDASTLSFDQLIIATGSKPNKFGWPGQDLEGTLGMYHKQDLEKLEKFAPDNKACKRAVIVGGGLIGIELAEMLRSRKIPVTFLVREDSFWNGVLPAQESEMINNHIKEHHIDLRLSTNLKEIKSDENGRVKSIIIEETGEEIPCNIVGLTAGVTPNIDFLKESGIELSRGVKVNRFLETNIKDVFAIGDCAEQHEAIGQRRNIEAVWYTGRMMGETLAQTICGNKTAYKPGHWFNSAKFLDIEYQTYGWVFSERGKQENEAYFQWQHPTDHKCITISFDKNTHQFLGINTFGIRMRHEIFDKWLTENQSIEHVLEYLADANFDPEFFKLHEAEILAKFNTENNTNIQPKKKSWKRIFSLN, encoded by the coding sequence ATGAAACATATTGTAATAATCGGTAACGGAATTTCTGGAGTTACCACTGCGAGACATATCAGAAAAAATTCTGACCATAAAATAACAATCGTTTCCGCAGAAACTAAATATTTCTTTTCTAGAACCGCTCTTATGTATGTTTACATGGGACACATGAAGTTTGAACACACCCAACCTTATGAAAATTGGTTTTGGAAAAAAAATAGAATTGAGTTAAAAGAAGGATTAGTAAGTAAAGTACATACAGACAAAAAAGAATTGGAGTTTAGCGATGCTTCTACTCTTTCTTTTGACCAACTGATTATTGCAACAGGATCTAAACCAAATAAATTTGGATGGCCGGGTCAAGATCTAGAAGGTACATTGGGCATGTATCATAAACAAGATTTAGAAAAATTAGAAAAGTTTGCACCAGACAACAAAGCTTGTAAACGCGCCGTAATTGTTGGTGGTGGATTAATTGGTATTGAATTGGCAGAAATGTTAAGAAGCAGAAAAATTCCGGTTACCTTTTTAGTTCGCGAAGACAGTTTCTGGAACGGGGTTTTACCTGCACAAGAGTCGGAAATGATTAACAATCATATAAAAGAACATCATATAGATTTACGTTTAAGCACCAATTTAAAAGAGATTAAATCGGATGAAAACGGACGTGTAAAATCGATTATTATTGAAGAAACTGGCGAAGAAATTCCTTGTAACATAGTGGGTTTAACAGCTGGAGTAACACCTAATATAGATTTTCTAAAAGAATCTGGAATAGAATTAAGCCGAGGCGTAAAAGTAAATCGATTTTTAGAAACGAATATAAAAGATGTTTTTGCAATTGGAGATTGTGCAGAACAACACGAAGCTATTGGGCAACGTAGAAATATTGAAGCAGTTTGGTACACTGGTAGAATGATGGGCGAAACTTTAGCGCAAACAATTTGTGGTAATAAAACAGCGTATAAACCTGGACATTGGTTTAACTCTGCAAAATTTTTAGATATCGAATACCAAACCTATGGTTGGGTTTTTAGCGAAAGAGGTAAACAAGAAAACGAAGCCTATTTTCAATGGCAACATCCAACGGATCATAAATGTATTACCATTTCTTTTGATAAAAATACGCATCAATTTTTAGGGATAAATACTTTCGGAATTAGGATGCGCCATGAAATTTTTGACAAATGGTTAACCGAAAACCAATCTATAGAACATGTTTTAGAGTATTTAGCCGATGCTAATTTTGATCCAGAATTCTTTAAATTACATGAAGCTGAAATTTTAGCAAAATTCAATACAGAAAACAACACCAATATTCAACCAAAAAAGAAAAGTTGGAAACGTATTTTTTCTCTTAATTAA
- a CDS encoding sulfite exporter TauE/SafE family protein produces MNITVLLILTIGIFVGFYVQTVIGFAGSLMALPILLFAIKLPDAIAYISIFYLFSSIFLIRKEYKNIDKKIILKLATASIIGILTGILVLTFSNPIVLKKALGIFILFYVGYVLFSKKKVILNNGGIISFGVMAGFFSGVFSSGGPLHAICIENSAKNMKVFRATMIGISGIVSLTRVPALAVSGILNFSHLKMAVLVFPFFLFAQFLGKRTFTKINENVFKKSLLVLLSISGIMLIF; encoded by the coding sequence ATGAATATAACCGTCCTATTAATCTTAACAATTGGAATTTTTGTAGGATTTTACGTACAAACAGTAATTGGTTTTGCTGGATCTTTAATGGCATTACCTATTTTATTATTTGCGATAAAATTGCCAGATGCCATTGCGTATATCTCCATCTTCTATCTATTTTCTAGCATATTTTTAATTAGAAAAGAATATAAAAATATTGATAAAAAAATAATTTTAAAACTTGCAACCGCATCAATCATAGGAATTCTAACAGGTATTTTAGTACTCACTTTCTCCAACCCAATTGTACTAAAAAAAGCACTTGGAATTTTCATCTTATTTTATGTAGGATATGTATTATTTAGTAAAAAAAAGGTCATTTTAAACAACGGCGGCATTATTAGCTTTGGTGTTATGGCTGGATTTTTTTCCGGTGTTTTTTCTTCTGGAGGTCCGTTGCATGCTATTTGCATCGAAAATTCCGCAAAAAACATGAAAGTATTTAGAGCAACTATGATAGGAATTTCTGGTATTGTTTCTTTAACACGTGTTCCTGCTTTGGCAGTAAGTGGAATTTTAAATTTCAGCCATTTAAAGATGGCAGTATTAGTATTTCCTTTTTTTCTTTTTGCACAATTTTTAGGTAAACGAACTTTTACAAAAATTAATGAAAACGTGTTTAAAAAATCATTATTAGTTCTTTTATCCATTTCAGGAATTATGCTAATCTTTTAG
- a CDS encoding Lrp/AsnC family transcriptional regulator, producing the protein MVSEIDKEIIEILKKNARASFAEIGRKIALSPSSVRERVQKLEDLGVIKAYNIKLNHAMLGSGLEVFVMLKIFDGKLNYILSEITTYPEVQEVFRITGPYNIHMRVALRDQLHLQEFIDELIKYGSPCTYLILSELKKEEVL; encoded by the coding sequence ATGGTTAGTGAGATAGATAAGGAAATAATCGAAATATTAAAAAAGAATGCGAGGGCTTCATTTGCAGAAATAGGAAGAAAAATTGCACTTTCACCATCCTCTGTAAGAGAAAGGGTTCAGAAATTAGAAGATTTAGGAGTTATAAAAGCATATAATATAAAATTAAACCACGCTATGTTAGGTAGTGGCTTAGAGGTATTTGTAATGTTAAAAATATTTGATGGTAAGCTTAATTATATTTTATCAGAAATTACTACGTACCCAGAAGTACAAGAGGTTTTTAGAATAACGGGGCCTTATAATATTCATATGCGTGTAGCGCTTCGAGATCAATTACATTTGCAAGAGTTTATAGACGAGCTTATTAAATATGGTAGTCCGTGTACGTATCTTATACTTTCTGAACTTAAAAAAGAAGAAGTTTTGTAG
- a CDS encoding glycoside hydrolase family 113, protein MKTYKLLFLLLIFIQLSCNSQQKKINGLSFVASRDTINKTHINSVLEAKSNYVALMPFGFIRDLSFPEVGFNSSRQWFGETRGGLLQYAEEFQKKNVKIMVKPQIWVGHGFFTGDIKMDSEENWKALEVSYSDFILTYAKAAQEINADIFCIGTELEKFVMNRPEYWHQLVKEIKKVYKGKLTYAANWDEYKRIPFWNELDFIGVDAYFPLSDKKTPSVKEFELSWQPHKKEILQVQEKFKKPILFTEFGYRSVDYTGKEPWDANRVEGSVNLQAQVNGLQAIHNQFWKEEWFAGGFIWKWFHKHDKVGGSNDNRFTPQNKPAEATIRKLYQEN, encoded by the coding sequence ATGAAAACCTATAAACTCCTTTTTTTATTGTTGATATTCATTCAGTTATCATGCAATAGTCAACAGAAAAAAATAAACGGATTAAGCTTTGTTGCTTCAAGAGATACAATAAATAAAACACATATAAATTCGGTCTTAGAAGCGAAAAGTAATTATGTTGCATTAATGCCATTTGGATTTATTAGAGACCTTTCTTTTCCTGAAGTTGGTTTTAATTCTAGCAGACAATGGTTTGGAGAAACTAGAGGAGGTTTATTGCAGTATGCAGAAGAATTTCAGAAAAAGAATGTAAAAATTATGGTGAAACCTCAAATTTGGGTTGGTCATGGTTTTTTTACAGGTGATATAAAAATGGATTCTGAAGAAAACTGGAAAGCATTAGAAGTTTCTTATTCAGATTTTATCTTAACCTATGCAAAAGCAGCACAAGAAATTAATGCAGACATATTTTGTATTGGTACAGAATTAGAAAAGTTTGTAATGAACAGACCAGAATATTGGCATCAATTAGTTAAAGAAATTAAAAAAGTTTACAAAGGGAAACTAACTTATGCTGCAAATTGGGATGAATACAAACGAATTCCTTTTTGGAATGAATTAGACTTTATTGGTGTAGATGCTTATTTTCCTTTAAGTGATAAAAAAACACCTTCTGTTAAGGAGTTCGAATTAAGTTGGCAACCTCACAAAAAAGAAATTTTACAAGTTCAAGAGAAATTTAAGAAACCCATTTTATTTACAGAGTTCGGTTACCGAAGTGTAGATTATACAGGGAAAGAACCTTGGGACGCAAATAGGGTAGAAGGTAGTGTAAATTTGCAAGCTCAGGTAAATGGTTTACAGGCAATCCATAATCAGTTTTGGAAAGAAGAATGGTTTGCAGGTGGTTTTATTTGGAAGTGGTTTCATAAACACGATAAAGTTGGTGGAAGCAACGATAATAGATTTACACCACAAAATAAACCAGCAGAAGCAACAATTAGAAAATTATATCAAGAAAATTAG
- a CDS encoding universal stress protein: MKKIIVPIDFSVHSEHALKTAALLAKKYKATVYALHMLDLQEISLTESEDNQHEKAIFFLKLAEKKFKDFLVKDFLEGVKLIPVIKQFKVFSEINDIAKELNADLIIMGSEGASGLKEFFVGSNTEKVVRFANLPVLVIKNEMVNADFSDIVVATDFSEESIPGFQRMLKTLDFLNAQKHILYVNLPNEEFKTTSEMEKMANNFLLKAEGDVHRMINVNYVCDRTVEKGILNFSNALGADLISVITHGRKGLSHIFAGSIAEDIANHSTLPIITIKI; the protein is encoded by the coding sequence ATGAAAAAAATAATTGTACCCATAGATTTTTCTGTACATTCTGAGCATGCCTTAAAAACGGCAGCTTTGTTAGCAAAAAAATACAAAGCAACTGTTTACGCGTTGCACATGTTAGATTTACAAGAAATTTCTTTAACGGAGAGTGAAGATAATCAGCATGAAAAAGCAATTTTTTTCTTAAAATTAGCAGAAAAAAAGTTTAAAGATTTTCTGGTTAAAGATTTTTTAGAAGGTGTTAAACTTATTCCTGTAATAAAACAATTTAAAGTTTTTAGTGAAATAAATGACATTGCAAAAGAATTAAATGCAGATTTAATAATTATGGGATCTGAAGGAGCAAGTGGTCTAAAAGAATTTTTTGTAGGTTCTAATACAGAAAAAGTCGTACGATTTGCAAACTTACCGGTTTTAGTTATAAAAAATGAAATGGTAAATGCAGATTTTTCAGACATTGTGGTAGCTACAGATTTTTCTGAAGAAAGTATTCCTGGATTTCAAAGAATGTTAAAAACATTAGACTTTTTAAATGCCCAAAAACATATTTTATATGTGAATTTACCAAATGAAGAATTTAAAACAACTTCTGAAATGGAAAAAATGGCAAATAATTTTTTATTGAAAGCAGAGGGAGATGTTCATAGAATGATTAATGTAAACTATGTTTGCGATAGAACTGTAGAAAAAGGGATCCTAAATTTTTCGAATGCATTAGGTGCAGATTTAATTTCTGTAATTACGCATGGTAGAAAAGGATTATCTCATATTTTTGCAGGAAGTATTGCCGAGGATATTGCAAATCATTCTACCTTGCCAATTATTACGATTAAAATTTAA
- a CDS encoding metallophosphoesterase family protein: MRTFAIGDIHGGLKALIQVLNKLELKDGDRIIFMGDYVDGWSESAQVVALLLELSQKFDCVFIKGNHDVWCQNWLKDANDVNPIWFLHGGKETMESYEGFSVEEKKQHLTFFENLPLYHIDTENRLFLHAGFTSLHGVEKEQFKELFYLDRSLWEMLLALDSRIEKDSLFYPKRIQHYKEIYIGHTPTTNYNEPNPINIANVWNVDTGAAFRGKVTGLNIYTKEFVQSDSLPSLYPNETGRNK, from the coding sequence ATGAGAACTTTTGCAATTGGAGATATTCATGGAGGATTAAAAGCATTAATTCAGGTTTTAAATAAGCTAGAATTAAAAGATGGCGATAGAATTATTTTCATGGGAGACTATGTAGATGGTTGGAGTGAATCAGCACAAGTTGTTGCGCTTTTACTAGAGTTGTCTCAAAAATTCGACTGTGTTTTTATCAAAGGAAATCATGATGTTTGGTGTCAGAATTGGTTAAAAGATGCAAATGATGTAAATCCTATTTGGTTTTTACACGGAGGTAAAGAGACCATGGAAAGTTATGAAGGTTTCTCTGTTGAAGAAAAAAAACAGCACCTCACTTTTTTCGAGAATTTACCATTGTATCATATAGATACAGAAAACAGATTGTTTTTACATGCTGGTTTTACTTCTTTACATGGCGTAGAAAAAGAGCAATTTAAAGAGTTGTTTTATTTAGATAGGTCTTTGTGGGAGATGCTTTTAGCTTTAGACTCTAGAATCGAAAAAGACTCTTTATTTTATCCAAAAAGAATACAACACTATAAAGAAATTTATATTGGACATACGCCAACAACAAACTACAATGAACCAAACCCAATAAACATTGCAAATGTTTGGAATGTAGATACAGGTGCAGCTTTTAGAGGGAAAGTAACTGGTTTAAATATTTATACCAAAGAGTTTGTACAAAGTGATAGTTTACCAAGTTTGTACCCGAATGAAACAGGTAGAAATAAGTAA
- a CDS encoding S46 family peptidase gives MKYIKILFLFLFVQVSAQQGGMWIPSLLEGMNEQEMTSLGSKLTAKDIYDVNNSSLKDAIGHFNGGCTSEIISPKGLILTNHHCGFGQIQSHSTLENDYLKDGFWAMNLEQELPNPGLYIEFIVRIEDVTDSVLAGVNDTLTEREKQSIITKNGNALQKKITKEAWQQTKIKSFFQGNQFFLFVTERFDDIRLVGAPPTSIGKFGSDTDNWVFPRHTGDFSMFRIYADANNRPAKYSKDNVPYTPKHFLPISLDGVEEGDFTLVFGFPGTTNEYLPATAIKHITEEYNPTNIAIREAALKVIDAKMKESDEVRIKYASKQAGIANSWKKWIGENLGIKKSNAVEKRQAFEATFTKALAEKNLTEKYGNILPEFDRLYKEFAPINIKRRNFIEVFLVTNELMSMTFRAYQFEQSINKDPASFDKAKAAIESTLKGIHKNYDVGVDKGVFENVMPFYNENVDASIYEKTAFTNLDTALQLFDGKAKKVLKNLNNDAAYQYAKPMIAAFYNDLNREYQLKNEPIVALQKTYMKALMEALPNARYFPDANSTLRVTYGQVRGYAPRDAVYYNPVSYLDGVIEKYVPGDYEFDVPEKLRELHKTKNYGQYADKNGKVPVCFLGTNHTTGGNSGSPAIDAEGNLVGLNFDRVWEGTMSDMNYDPEICRNIMVDIRYVLFIVDKYAGATHLIDEMTIVHPKKDK, from the coding sequence ATGAAATACATTAAAATTCTATTTTTATTCCTTTTTGTACAAGTTTCTGCGCAACAAGGTGGTATGTGGATTCCGTCTCTTTTAGAAGGAATGAACGAGCAAGAAATGACTTCTTTAGGAAGTAAATTAACAGCAAAAGACATTTACGATGTCAACAATTCTAGCTTAAAAGATGCTATTGGGCATTTTAATGGAGGCTGTACTAGTGAAATTATTTCTCCAAAAGGTTTAATTTTAACCAATCATCATTGTGGATTTGGTCAAATTCAATCTCATTCTACCTTAGAAAATGATTACCTAAAAGATGGTTTTTGGGCAATGAATTTAGAGCAAGAATTACCAAATCCTGGTTTATATATAGAGTTTATTGTACGTATAGAAGATGTTACAGACAGCGTTCTTGCAGGTGTAAATGACACTTTAACTGAAAGAGAAAAACAATCTATCATTACAAAAAATGGGAATGCTTTACAAAAAAAAATTACCAAAGAAGCTTGGCAACAAACTAAAATAAAATCCTTTTTTCAAGGAAATCAGTTCTTTTTATTTGTGACAGAGCGTTTTGATGATATTCGTTTAGTAGGTGCGCCTCCAACAAGTATTGGTAAATTTGGTAGCGACACAGACAACTGGGTTTTCCCTAGACATACTGGAGATTTTTCTATGTTCAGAATTTATGCAGATGCAAATAATCGCCCTGCAAAATACAGTAAAGACAACGTACCTTATACACCAAAACACTTTTTACCAATTTCTTTAGACGGTGTAGAAGAAGGAGATTTTACCTTAGTTTTTGGTTTTCCAGGAACTACAAATGAATACTTACCTGCTACTGCAATTAAGCATATTACTGAAGAATACAACCCAACAAATATTGCCATTAGGGAAGCTGCATTAAAGGTTATTGATGCAAAAATGAAAGAGAGTGATGAGGTTCGTATTAAATACGCTTCTAAACAAGCTGGAATTGCAAATTCTTGGAAAAAATGGATTGGAGAAAATTTAGGGATTAAGAAAAGTAACGCTGTAGAAAAAAGACAAGCTTTTGAAGCTACATTTACAAAAGCCTTGGCAGAAAAAAACTTAACGGAAAAATATGGAAATATCCTTCCTGAATTTGATCGTTTGTATAAAGAGTTTGCTCCTATCAACATCAAAAGAAGAAACTTTATTGAAGTCTTTTTAGTGACTAATGAGCTAATGAGTATGACTTTTAGAGCGTATCAGTTTGAGCAAAGTATTAATAAAGATCCAGCGTCTTTTGACAAAGCAAAAGCTGCTATAGAAAGCACTTTAAAAGGCATTCATAAAAATTATGATGTAGGTGTAGATAAAGGAGTATTCGAAAATGTAATGCCTTTTTATAACGAGAACGTTGATGCTAGTATTTATGAAAAAACAGCTTTTACAAATTTAGATACCGCTTTACAATTGTTTGATGGAAAGGCTAAAAAAGTGCTTAAAAACTTGAATAATGATGCTGCATATCAATATGCTAAACCAATGATTGCTGCTTTTTACAATGATCTGAATAGAGAGTATCAACTAAAAAATGAACCGATTGTAGCTTTGCAAAAAACCTACATGAAAGCATTGATGGAAGCATTGCCAAATGCGCGTTATTTTCCGGATGCAAACAGTACTTTACGTGTAACCTACGGACAAGTTAGAGGCTACGCACCAAGAGATGCTGTCTACTATAATCCTGTTAGTTATTTAGATGGAGTTATTGAAAAATATGTTCCTGGAGATTATGAATTTGATGTTCCAGAGAAATTACGTGAACTTCACAAAACTAAAAATTACGGACAGTATGCAGATAAAAATGGTAAAGTTCCTGTGTGCTTTTTAGGTACAAATCACACCACAGGTGGTAATTCTGGAAGTCCTGCAATAGATGCTGAAGGAAACTTAGTCGGTCTAAATTTTGATAGAGTTTGGGAAGGAACCATGAGTGATATGAACTACGATCCTGAAATTTGTAGAAACATTATGGTAGATATTAGATATGTATTATTTATTGTTGATAAATATGCTGGAGCGACTCATTTAATAGATGAAATGACCATCGTACATCCGAAGAAAGATAAATAA
- a CDS encoding sterol desaturase family protein: MNKYIDIIKSSYSDYWNYVKQSVLMDLNWENYFYGLIIISLVVWGLEAIFPWRKNQSLFRKDFWLDTFYMFFNFFILNLIVLIALSNSAAELFNDILGIVGLSIANFQLLEINNLPFFARIFIFFIVVDFVQWWTHRLLHTFEFLWNFHKVHHSVKEMGFAAHLRYHWMEPVVYSSLKYIPLAIIGGFSAQDVAIVHFFNIFIGHLNHANINWDYGWLKYILNNPKMHIWHHVKVLPEDRKNGVNFGITLSIWDYIFKTNYIPYSGRDIELGFEGDEEFPKNFIEQELYPIVKK; this comes from the coding sequence ATGAACAAATACATCGACATCATAAAAAGTTCCTATTCTGATTATTGGAATTACGTAAAACAATCTGTTTTAATGGATCTTAATTGGGAGAACTATTTCTACGGATTAATTATTATTTCTCTAGTTGTTTGGGGATTGGAAGCTATTTTTCCTTGGCGAAAAAACCAATCATTATTTAGAAAAGACTTTTGGCTAGATACCTTTTACATGTTTTTCAATTTCTTTATACTGAATTTAATTGTGCTCATCGCTTTATCTAATTCGGCAGCAGAGTTGTTTAATGATATTTTAGGAATTGTAGGTTTGTCAATTGCAAATTTTCAATTGTTAGAAATTAATAATCTCCCATTTTTTGCACGTATTTTCATCTTTTTTATTGTGGTTGATTTTGTACAATGGTGGACGCATAGACTATTACACACGTTCGAGTTTCTTTGGAATTTTCACAAAGTGCATCACTCTGTAAAAGAAATGGGCTTTGCTGCACATTTACGTTACCACTGGATGGAACCCGTAGTTTACAGTTCTTTAAAATACATTCCGTTGGCAATTATTGGTGGATTCTCTGCACAAGATGTTGCTATAGTTCACTTTTTTAACATTTTTATTGGGCACTTAAACCACGCAAACATTAATTGGGACTATGGTTGGTTAAAATACATTTTAAACAATCCGAAAATGCACATTTGGCATCACGTTAAAGTATTACCAGAAGACAGAAAAAATGGTGTAAACTTCGGAATTACATTAAGTATTTGGGATTATATTTTTAAAACAAACTACATTCCGTATTCTGGTAGAGATATCGAATTAGGTTTTGAAGGTGATGAGGAATTCCCTAAAAACTTCATCGAACAAGAACTATATCCTATAGTAAAAAAGTAA
- a CDS encoding purine-nucleoside phosphorylase, with protein MKKQQLQETIDFLKSNGITNPEIGIVLGTGLGKIVNEISIEKEISYSDIPNFPVATVEFHSGKLIYGELSGKKVLVMAGRFHLYEGYNAWEVTYGIRTMHGLGIKNLLISNASGAINLSYKKGDLMLIEDHINLQGSSPLAFQGANTFGNIFADMLAPYSEEINTKIIAVAKEQGILLHKGVYTSVLGPQLETRAEYRMLQILETDAVGMSTVPEVIVAKQLNLPCAAISVLTDECDPKNLQPVDITEIIAIAGEAEPKMITLFKEVIKVI; from the coding sequence ATGAAAAAACAACAATTACAAGAAACCATCGATTTTTTAAAATCAAATGGAATTACAAACCCAGAAATCGGAATTGTTTTAGGAACAGGATTAGGAAAGATAGTTAACGAAATTTCAATAGAAAAAGAAATTTCGTATTCAGATATTCCAAATTTTCCGGTAGCAACGGTAGAGTTTCATTCTGGTAAATTAATTTACGGAGAATTGTCTGGAAAAAAGGTACTTGTAATGGCTGGACGTTTTCACTTATACGAAGGCTACAATGCTTGGGAAGTAACATACGGAATTAGAACTATGCACGGTTTAGGTATTAAAAACCTACTAATCTCTAATGCTTCAGGAGCCATTAACTTATCATACAAAAAAGGAGATTTAATGCTGATTGAAGATCACATTAATTTACAAGGAAGTTCTCCTTTAGCTTTTCAAGGAGCCAATACTTTTGGAAATATCTTTGCAGATATGTTAGCGCCATATTCCGAAGAAATAAACACCAAAATTATAGCGGTTGCCAAAGAGCAAGGTATATTATTACACAAAGGTGTTTACACAAGTGTTTTAGGTCCGCAATTGGAAACTAGAGCAGAATATAGAATGTTGCAAATTTTAGAAACTGATGCCGTTGGTATGAGTACCGTTCCGGAAGTTATCGTTGCAAAACAACTCAACTTGCCTTGTGCGGCCATTTCTGTATTAACGGATGAATGTGATCCTAAAAATTTACAACCTGTAGATATTACAGAAATTATTGCTATTGCCGGTGAAGCTGAACCTAAAATGATTACGCTGTTTAAAGAGGTGATAAAAGTAATATAG
- a CDS encoding TIGR04282 family arsenosugar biosynthesis glycosyltransferase: protein MENKINSKNLLLIFTRNPELGKAKTRLAKTVGDEKALEIYKFLLEKTRNISSEVTSDKAVYYSVKIREKDIWEANSYQKHQQVGEDLGIRMLNAFKNSFDAGYKKVMIIGSDLYDLTSENIENAFQQLDSNDVVLGPAEDGGYYLLGMNALQENIFKNKDWGTASVRKDTLADLQDKAVFLLEELNDVDVFEDIEHHPAFAQFLQ, encoded by the coding sequence ATGGAAAATAAAATAAATAGTAAAAATTTATTATTAATCTTCACCAGAAACCCAGAGTTAGGCAAAGCAAAAACACGTTTAGCAAAAACGGTTGGTGATGAAAAAGCTTTAGAAATCTATAAATTTTTATTAGAAAAAACACGTAATATTTCCTCTGAAGTAACATCTGATAAAGCGGTTTATTATTCTGTAAAAATTAGAGAAAAAGATATTTGGGAGGCAAATAGCTATCAAAAACACCAACAAGTTGGAGAGGATTTAGGCATTAGAATGTTAAATGCTTTTAAAAACAGTTTTGATGCGGGGTATAAAAAAGTAATGATTATTGGTAGCGATTTATATGATTTAACATCAGAAAACATAGAAAATGCATTCCAACAATTAGACTCAAATGATGTGGTTTTAGGACCTGCAGAAGACGGGGGTTATTATCTTTTAGGAATGAATGCTTTACAAGAAAACATCTTTAAAAATAAAGACTGGGGAACGGCTTCAGTTAGAAAAGATACCTTAGCAGATTTACAAGATAAAGCAGTATTTTTGTTAGAGGAATTAAATGATGTTGATGTTTTTGAAGATATCGAGCATCATCCTGCATTTGCACAATTTTTACAATAA
- a CDS encoding rhodanese-like domain-containing protein: protein MKKILILFLLITSTLSAQKKLDKLLNKFNKNNVPYISVDTLATTKTFLLDAREPKEYKVSHLENAILVGFDHFNIKETIDKLPENRDAKIVVYCSVGVRSEIIAHQIIEKGYTNVYNLFGGIFEWKNNGFQVIDTLGNPTEKVHTYNKEWSKWLTKGEKVHE from the coding sequence ATGAAGAAAATTTTAATTCTTTTTCTACTGATAACATCAACACTATCTGCACAAAAGAAGTTAGATAAATTGTTGAACAAATTCAACAAGAACAATGTTCCTTATATTTCTGTAGATACATTAGCAACTACAAAAACTTTTCTTTTAGACGCTAGAGAGCCAAAGGAATACAAGGTCAGTCATTTAGAAAATGCGATACTTGTTGGTTTTGATCATTTTAACATCAAGGAAACAATAGATAAATTACCTGAAAATAGAGATGCAAAAATTGTAGTGTATTGCTCTGTTGGTGTTCGTTCAGAAATTATCGCACATCAAATTATAGAAAAAGGCTATACAAATGTTTATAATCTTTTCGGAGGAATTTTTGAATGGAAAAATAACGGTTTTCAAGTAATAGATACCTTGGGTAACCCGACAGAGAAAGTCCACACTTATAATAAAGAATGGAGCAAATGGCTTACAAAAGGAGAGAAAGTGCATGAATAA